A genomic region of Homo sapiens chromosome 4, GRCh38.p14 Primary Assembly contains the following coding sequences:
- the DMP1 gene encoding dentin matrix acidic phosphoprotein 1 isoform 2 precursor (isoform 2 precursor is encoded by transcript variant 2) yields the protein MKISILLMFLWGLSCALPVTRYQNNESEDSEEWKGHLAQAPTPPLANEDPSDSTQSEEGLGSDDHQYIYRLAGGFSRSTGKGGDDKDDDEDDSGDDTFGDDDSGPGPKDRQEGGNSRLGSDEDSDDTIQASEESAPQGQDSAQDTTSESRELDNEDRVDSKPEGGDSTQESESEEHWVGGGSDGESSHGDGSELDDEGMQSDDPESIRSERGNSRMNSAGMKSKESGENSEQANTQDSGGSQLLEHPSRKIFRKSRISEEDDRSELDDNNTMEEVKSDSTENSNSRDTGLSQPRRDSKGDSQEDSKENLSQEESQNVDGPSSESSQEANLSSQENSSESQEEVVSESRGDNPDPTTSYVEDQEDSDSSEEDSSHTLSHSKSESREEQADSESSESLNFSEESPESPEDENSSSQEGLQSHSSSAESQSEESHSEEDDSDSQDSSRSKEDSNSTESKSSSEEDGQLKNIEIESRKLTVDAYHNKPIGDQDDNDCQDGY from the coding sequence GCAAATGAAGACCCCAGTGACAGCACTCAGTCAGAGGAGGGCCTGGGCTCTGATGATCATCAATACATTTATAGGCTAGCTGGTGGCTTCTCCAGGAGCACAGGAAAAGGAGGAGATGATAAAGATGACGATGAAGATGACAGTGGAGATGACACCTTTGGTGACGATGACAGTGGCCCAGGGCCCAAAGACAGACAAGAAGGAGGAAACTCCAGACTGGGAAGTGATGAGGACTCTGATGACACCATACAAGCCAGTGAAGAGAGTGCCCCACAAGGGCAAGACAGTGCCCAAGATACCACCAGTGAGAGCAGGGAACTTGACAATGAGGACCGGGTGGACAGCAAGCCTGAGGGAGGTGACTCCACTCAAGAGAGTGAGAGTGAAGAGCACTGGGTGGGAGGTGGCAGTGATGGGGAGAGCAGCCATGGAGACGGCTCCGAGTTGGACGATGAGGGAATGCAGAGTGATGACCCAGAGAGCATCAGGAGTGAAAGGGGAAACTCCAGAATGAACAGTGCAGGCATGAAATCAAAAGAATCTGGAGAAAACAGTGAGCAAGCAAACACTCAAGATTCAGGTGGCAGCCAATTGCTGGAGCATCCCAGTAGGAAAATTTTTAGGAAGTCTCGCATCTCAGAGGAAGATGACAGAAGCGAGCTTGATGACAACAACACAATGGAAGAAGTCAAGAGTGACTCTACAGAAAACAGCAACTCCAGAGACACTGGCCTCAGCCAACCCAGGAGAGACAGCAAGGGTGACTCTCAAGAAGACAGCAAGGAGAATCTGTCCCAGGAAGAGAGCCAAAACGTAGATGGTCCCAGCAGTGAGTCCAGCCAAGAGGCCAACCTGTCATCTCAAGAGAACAGCAGTGAGTCTCAGGAAGAGGTGGTGAGTGAGTCCAGGGGAGATAACCCCGACCCCACAACTAGTTATGTAGAAGACCAGGAAGACAGTGACTCCAGCGAGGAGGACAGCTCGCACACACTCTCCCACTCAAAAAGTGAATCCAGAGAGGAGCAAGCAGACAGCGAATCCAGTGAGAGCCTCAACTTCTCAGAGGAAAGCCCGGAGTCCCCTGAGGATGAGAACAGCTCCAGCCAGGAGGGCCTCCAGTCTCACAGCAGCTCAGCAGAGAGTCAGAGCGAGGAAAGCCATTCTGAGGAAGACGACAGTGACTCTCAAGACAGCAGCAGATCCAAAGAAGATAGCAACTCCACGGAGAGCAAATCAAGCAGTGAGGAAGATGGCCAGTTGAAAAACATTGAGATAGAGAGCCGGAAATTAACAGTTGATGCCTATCACAACAAACCCATTGGGGACCAAGATGACAATGACTGCCAAGACGGCTATTAG